From the Chiroxiphia lanceolata isolate bChiLan1 chromosome Z, bChiLan1.pri, whole genome shotgun sequence genome, one window contains:
- the SLC46A2 gene encoding thymic stromal cotransporter homolog codes for MVGMMAMKTWIEPVVASSQVASAFYDTALLLVVKNYYNQTNGTAPSHALEDAQQKAVSNFYIIYNLVLGLSPLVSAYGLSKLGDRIHRKIPICFPLLGYLGSKTLLLLLILLGWPIEVMYGAAALNGLTGGFTTLWAGIMALGSLGSSESRRSLRLIIIELVYGLAGFVGSMASGYLFVGFSDRYREGTVLVCCSVACYTFCLLYSIFVLTVPKPGASCPAKAKSAEEVGSQLPAHTGAAAATGSSQPSGDSSSSLISPSKLIIILLFVAAILYDLAVVGAMNILPLFLLREPLSWNAVEIGHGNAAGYVIFITSFLGVLVFSRCLRDITMIMIGVVSFSAGILIMAFVQWTFLFYIARAVMLFALIPLPTIRSMLSKHVEGSSYGKVFVLLQLSLVITGVVTSTVYNKIYQNTLNWYSSFCFILSFLVGCLSLLPLSFVAIKQRSTTGSLQILTE; via the exons ATGGTGGGAATGATGGCAATGAAGACATGGATTGAGCCGGTGGTTGCAAGCTCGCAAGTGGCCAGTGCCTTCTAcgacacagctctgctgctggtggtgaaAAACTACTACAACCAGACCAATGGCACTGCTCCTTCCCATGCACTAGAAGATGCTCAGCAGAAGGCTGTCTCCAATTTTTACATCATCTACAACCTTGTTCTGGGCCTGAGCCCGCTAGTGTCAGCCTACGGCTTGTCCAAGCTGGGGGACAGGATACATCGGAAGATCCCCATCTGCTTCCCTCTTCTTGGTTACTTGGGCTCCAAaactctcctgctcctcctgatCCTGCTGGGCTGGCCAATCGAGGTGATGTATGGGGCTGCTGCCCTCAACGGGCTGACAGGAGGCTTCACCACGCTTTGGGCAGGCATCATGGCTCTGGGATCCCTGGGCTCCTCCGAGAGCAGGAGGTCTCTGCGGCTCATCATTATTGAACTGGTGTATGGCCTCGCTGGGTTTGTGGGAAGCATGGCATCTGGCTACCTCTTTGTTGGCTTCAGTGACCGCTATCGAGAAGGCACTGTGCTGGTGTGCTGCAGCGTTGCTTGCTACACTTTCTGCCTCCTCTACAGTATTTTTGTCCTGACAGTCCCCAAGCCAGGAGCCTCCTGCCCAGCCAAAGCCAAGAGTGCAGAAGAGGTGGGTAGCCAGCTACCAGCCCatacaggagcagcagcagcaacagggaGTTCCCAACCTTCAGGGGACAGCAGCTCCTCTCTAATATCCCCCTCGAAACTCATCATCATCCTGCTTTTTGTGGCAGCAATCCTCTATGACCTTGCTGTAGTTGGTGCAATGAACATACTCCCACTGTTCTTGCTCAGGGAGCCTTTAAGCTGGAATGCTGTGGAGATCGGCCATGGCAATGCTGCTGGGTACGTGATCTTCATCACCAGCTTCCTAGGGGTACTTGTATTCTCCAGATGCCTCAGGGACATTACCATGATCATGATTGGAGTAGTATCGTTCAGTGCTGGCATCCTCATCATGGCCTTTGTGCAGTGGACGTTCCTGTTCTACATTG CACGGGCAGTGATGCTCTTTGCCCTCATCCCCTTACCAACCATCAGGTCCATGTTGTCCAAGCATGTCGAAGGATCATCCTATG GTAAGGTGtttgtcctgctgcagctgtcTTTAGTCATCACGGGAGTAGTGACATCTACAGTCTATAACAAGATCTATCAAAACACACTGAACTGGTacagcagcttctgcttcattttgtcttttctagTTGGCTGCCTGAGTCTCCTCCCTTTAAG CTTTGTGGCCATCAAACAACGTTCAACCACTGGCTCCCTTCAGATTCTGACTGAGTGA